In Musa acuminata AAA Group cultivar baxijiao chromosome BXJ2-8, Cavendish_Baxijiao_AAA, whole genome shotgun sequence, one genomic interval encodes:
- the LOC135618188 gene encoding ferric reduction oxidase 2-like, which produces MDKAVRGVLRQTGSKRMILKATQLLAAIVFAGWLMIWIVRPTKTYQNQWSPQLLSETDSTYFGRQGTNILIYTFPILFISVLGCIYLHLLKRTDNSQSGSSTHSLAAWKRPVVVNWPLGIVSGIELTFCVLFLVLLIWFYTMYLVVNFSNSHQSHSQDTGEMLKLWQTRLDGAGIRLALLGDLCCAFLFFPVIRGSSLLPFVGLTSESSIRYHVWLGHITLAVFSAHSVCYIVYWASTNKIDEMLKWDNTGIANVPGEIAILSGLTMWATTFPRIRRKMFELFFYTHQLYIAFLFFYMLHVGVSHFCVILPGVYLFMVDRYLRFLQSRAKVRLVSARLLPSESIELNFAKSPGLAFQPLSVVFINVPGVSSLQWHPFTVSSSSNLEPERLSVIIKKEGRWTQNLYRTLSSPVPQDRLNVSVEGPYGPVSKNFLRYDSLILVSGGSGITPFISIIRELIHQRTTLNRPTPAVLLICAFKTSADLTMLDLLLPVSGYISDLSGLDLRIEAFVTREKSATDDAQNNIQTIWFKPLPSDVPIAPVLGPNGWLWLAAIVSSSFVAFLLLISILQRYYIYPIDHNTNKVFSYSSRSVLNVLFVCICIMAAASAAVLWNKRENSKQEKQIQNIDAPTPTTSPGSRFYNADRELESVPQDSLVKATKVHFDGRPPLKKMLLEFDGSNVGVMASGPRGMRHEVATICSSGLADNLHFESISFSW; this is translated from the exons ATGGACAAGGCTGTCCGAGGTGTCCTTCGTCAAACTGGTAGCAAGCGGATGATCCTAAAGGCAACGCAGCTGCTTGCTGCAATTGTGTTTGCCGGGTGGCTGATGATATGGATCGTCAGGCCTACAAAAACATACCAAAACCAATGGTCGCCGCAGCTCCTCTCAGAGACTGACTCAACATATTTTGGACGGCAGG GTACCAACATCTTGATCTACACGTTTCCCATCTTGTTTATTTCAGTTCTTGGCTGTATTTATCTCCACTTGTTGAAGAGAACGGACAACTCCCAGAG TGGCAGCTCAACTCATAGTCTGGCTGCATGGAAGAGACCTGTGGTTGTGAACTGGCCGCTTGGAATAGTTTCCGGCATAGAGTTGACCTTCTGTGTGTTGTTTCTGGTGCTCCTCATCTGGTTCTATACCATGTACCTTGTCGTTAACTTCTCCAACTCCCACCAGTCTCATTCTCAGGATACCGGAGAGATGTTGAAATT ATGGCAAACAAGGCTGGACGGTGCGGGAATCCGATTGGCATTACTTGGGGACCTCTGCTGCGCCTTTCTGTTCTTCCCGGTCATTCGTGGGTCGTCGCTGTTGCCATTCGTCGGGCTTACCTCCGAGTCCAGCATCAGATATCACGTTTGGCTTGGCCACATCACTCTGGCAGTGTTCTCGGCGCACAGCGTATGTTACATAGTGTACTGGGCATCCACCAACAAGATTGATGAG ATGCTGAAATGGGATAACACCGGGATAGCCAATGTGCCTGGCGAAATAGCTATTCTCTCAGGATTAACTATGTGGGCAACCACATTTCCTCGCATCAGGCGCAAGATGTTCGAGCTCTTCTTCTACACGCATCAACTCTacattgccttcctcttcttctacatGTTGCATGTGGGCGTCTCCCATTTCTGTGTCATCCTTCCTGGCGTGTATCTTTTCATGGTCGACCGCTACCTGCGGTTCCTGCAATCAAGAGCCAAGGTCAGGTTGGTTTCCGCACGCCTTTTGCCATCTGAATCCATTGAGCTAAACTTCGCAAAGAGCCCAG GACTGGCCTTTCAGCCTCTGAGCGTCGTTTTCATTAACGTTCCGGGAGTGTCATCACTCCAGTGGCATCCCTTCACCGTGAGCTCCAGCAGCAACTTGGAACCTGAGCGGCTGTCTGTAATcatcaagaaagaaggaagaTGGACTCAGAACCTCTACAGAACATTGTCTTCACCGGTTCCACAAGATCGCCTCAATGTTTCGGTCGAAGGCCCTTATGGTCCGGTGTCCAAGAACTTCCTAAG GTATGATTCCTTGATACTAGTGAGCGGTGGCAGTGGAATCACACCCTTCATCTCCATAATTCGGGAACTCATCCACCAGAGGACGACTCTGAATCGTCCAACTCCTGCCGTCCTCCTCATTTGTGCCTTCAAGACCTCGGCGGACCTCACCATGCTCGATCTCCTCCTTCCGGTATCTGGATATATCTCGGACCTTTCTGGCTTGGATCTACGAATCGAAGCCTTTGTGACCAGAGAGAAATCTGCAACTGATGACGCACAAAACAACATCCAAACCATATGGTTTAAGCCCCTTCCCTCTGACGTTCCCATCGCTCCGGTGCTCGGTCCCAATGGCTGGCTTTGGTTGGCTGCGATAGTATCGTCCTCTTTTGTCGCATTCCTCCTACTTATTAGCATCCTCCAGCGTTACTACATATACCCAATCGACCACAACACCAACAAAGTCTTCTCCTATTCTTCGAGATCTGTTTTAAATGTGCTTTTTGTATGTATCTGCATAATGGCGGCGGCAAGTGCGGCGGTTCTGTGGAACAAGAGAGAGAACTCAAAACAAGAGAAACAGATCCAGAATATAGATGCGCCGACGCCGACAACTTCGCCCGGTTCCCGGTTCTACAACGCAGATAGAGAGCTCGAAAGCGTTCCCCAAGATTCTCTTGTTAAAGCCACCAAGGTTCATTTTGATGGAAGACCACCACTCAAGA AGATGCTACTGGAGTTTGATGGTTCTAACGTTGGGGTGATGGCCAGCGGCCCTCGCGGTATGCGTCATGAAGTAGCAACCATTTGCTCGTCAGGCCTGGCAGACAATCTACACTTTGAATCCATTAGCTTCAGTTGGTGA
- the LOC135618465 gene encoding ferric reduction oxidase 2-like, with protein sequence MKLLLGVVFLGWLMIWGMLPTHTFGERWLPMLLSKTKTTYIGRLGTNVLIFTFPILFIAVVGCVYLHIVQKSNRNKSSSGGLKAWRRPLLIKQPLGIVSGTELAFCLMFLAFIVWFFSCYLSNALANFKGEGGEKESNGLWLAKLEIAALRLGLLGSLCFAFLFFPVTRASSLLPLVGLTSECSIRYHVWLGHIVMLVFTAHGVCYIIVWAATNRLSEMLSWARVGVSNVAGEIALLSGLLMWATTFSRIRRRMFELFFYSHQLYILFLIFYLLHVGISFFCLVLPGVYLFMVDRFLRFLQSRNKVRLVSARLLPSETVELNFSKDPSLHYNPLSILFINVPSISSLQWHPFTVSSNSNLESDRLSIVIKKEGSWTEKLCHKVSSSSLDRLEVSVEGPYGPNAMAFLRYDSIVMVSGGSGITPFMSIIRELIFRSTTDSPTPSVLLICAFKTSADLTMLDLLLPVSSTVSDLSRLRLRIKAFVTRESVPPNEPSRLIRTAWFISDPSDLPLAPVLGRDSWLWLGAIISASFVAFLVLVGIVTRYYLYPIENGTNGFFSSWKSLLNLLFICICIVVTSTAAVLWNKKRSTMKAKIQNTEALTDRELESVPHQLIVGATTVHFGERPDFKKMLLESEGSNVGVMASGPSSLRHAVASICSSGPGKRLHFESISFSW encoded by the exons ATGAAGCTGCTTCTTGGAGTGGTCTTCCTTGGATGGCTAATGATCTGGGGTATGTTGCCGACACACACTTTCGGGGAGCGCTGGTTGCCGATGCTCCTGTCGAAGACGAAGACTACATACATCGGAAGACTAG GGACCAACGTCCTGATCTTTACGTTCCCGATCTTATTCATTGCTGTTGTTGGATGCGTGTATCTGCACATTGTTCAGAAAAGTAACCGCAACAAGAG TTCAAGCGGCGGTCTTAAAGCGTGGAGGAGACCACTGCTTATAAAGCAGCCACTGGGAATCGTCTCAGGCACAGAACTAGCATTCTGTTTGATGTTTCTAGCGTTTATTGTGTGGTTCTTCTCATGTTATCTAAGTAATGCCTTGGCCAACTTCAAAGGAGAAGGTGGGGAGAAGGAGAGTAACGGGCT GTGGTTAGCTAAGTTAGAAATAGCGGCTCTACGACTGGGATTGCTTGGAAGCCTCTGTTTTGCTTTCCTCTTCTTTCCGGTCACTCGGGCATCCTCCCTTTTGCCACTCGTTGGGCTTACCTCGGAGTGCAGCATCAGGTACCACGTATGGCTTGGCCACATCGTCATGCTTGTATTCACAGCTCATGGGGTTTGCTACATCATCGTTTGGGCAGCCACCAACCGGTTATCTGAG ATGTTGAGTTGGGCGCGAGTAGGAGTATCGAATGTGGCAGGAGAAATAGCTCTCCTCTCGGGGCTGCTCATGTGGGCTACCACGTTCTCCCGCATACGGCGCAGGATGTTTGAGCTCTTCTTCTATTCCCATCAGTTGTACATTCTCTTCCTTATCTTCTACCTGCTTCATGTGGGGATATCCTTTTTCTGCTTAGTTCTTCCCGGGGTCTACCTCTTCATGGTAGATCGGTTCCTGCGATTCTTGCAGTCAAGGAATAAGGTCAGGTTGGTCTCTGCTCGCCTTTTGCCATCCGAAACAGTCGAGTTGAACTTCTCCAAGGATCCAA GTTTGCATTACAACCCATTGAGCATATTGTTCATCAACGTGCCAAGCATCTCATCGCTTCAGTGGCACCCCTTCACTGTGAGCTCCAACAGCAATTTGGAGTCGGACAGACTTAGCATCGTCATCAAGAAAGAAGGAAGCTGGACAGAGAAACTGTGCCATAaagtctcttcttcttccctcgatCGTCTGGAAGTTTCAGTGGAAGGCCCTTATGGCCCTAACGCAATGGCCTTTCTAAG GTATGATTCTATCGTAATGGTGAGTGGTGGCAGTGGAATCACCCCTTTCATGTCCATAATTCGGGAGCTCATCTTCCGTAGCACAACTGACAGTCCTACCCCAAGTGTCCTCTTGATTTGCGCCTTCAAGACCTCCGCCGACCTCACCATGCTCGATCTCCTCCTCCCAGTTTCTAGCACCGTCTCCGACCTCTCTCGCTTGCGGCTACGAATCAAAGCCTTTGTCACAAGAGAAAGTGTTCCTCCCAACGAACCTAGCAGGCTCATCCGGACAGCTTGGTTCATCTCTGATCCTTCAGACCTGCCTCTCGCACCAGTCCTCGGACGCGACAGCTGGCTCTGGCTAGGCGCAATAATCTCGGCCTCCTTCGTCGCCTTCCTCGTGCTCGTTGGCATCGTAACACGCTACTACTTATACCCAATCGAAAATGGCACCAATGGCTTCTTTTCCTCATGGAAATCCCTCCTAAATCTTCTGTTCATATGCATATGCATAGTCGTGACATCTACCGCAGCGGTCCTGTGGAACAAGAAGAGAAGCACCATGAAAGCAAAGATCCAGAACACAGAGGCCCTTACTGATCGTGAATTGGAGAGTGTTCCTCATCAACTCATCGTTGGAGCAACCACGGTACATTTCGGAGAGAGGCCTGATTTCAAGA AGATGCTATTGGAGAGCGAGGGCTCCAACGTAGGAGTCATGGCCAGTGGGCCGAGTTCCTTGCGTCATGCTGTTGCAAGCATCTGTTCGTCAGGTCCGGGCAAACGGTTGCACTTCGAGTCGATAAGCTTCAGCTGGTGA